The following coding sequences lie in one Bacteroidales bacterium genomic window:
- a CDS encoding nuclear transport factor 2 family protein translates to MKSILYSAAAILILASCNQKPGVEELKTQVYNTEKAFEKMTAEKSIEEAFWYYADDSAVIKRANDTVIKGKENIRQYYKARNQGNASVSWTPDFIETSGDGTLAYTYGKYKWVVVSDSGDTSVFKGVFHTVWRRQPDGTWRYVWD, encoded by the coding sequence ATGAAATCAATCCTTTATTCTGCTGCTGCCATATTGATTTTGGCTTCATGCAATCAAAAACCGGGTGTTGAAGAATTAAAAACACAGGTTTATAACACCGAAAAAGCCTTTGAAAAAATGACGGCTGAAAAAAGCATTGAAGAGGCTTTCTGGTATTATGCCGATGACAGCGCTGTGATCAAGCGGGCCAACGATACAGTGATTAAAGGAAAAGAAAATATCCGGCAATACTACAAAGCCAGGAACCAGGGCAACGCAAGCGTATCATGGACTCCCGATTTTATTGAAACCTCAGGTGACGGAACCCTGGCATACACCTACGGCAAATACAAATGGGTTGTGGTAAGCGACTCAGGAGATACATCCGTGTTTAAAGGGGTGTTTCATACGGTGTGGAGGAGACAACCTGACGGGACCTGGAGATACGTGTGGGATTAG
- a CDS encoding tetratricopeptide repeat protein encodes MLILRAALIFGQNAYYDIDLYNSGMEFFEKGQYNEAIALFNKSIQINSGNTIYFYRRGNAYYNMGQFELAIKDFKHCFDALPDEAEYPFLMGMCYEKLNNLELALSNYNKAVEIYSDDVKFYRARAGLYNKLQNYPKVIENYDSAIKLEPENGASYFYRGAAKYKMNDKENACVDWNIALQKSYSKAAEYIDKVCKKP; translated from the coding sequence ATGCTTATACTAAGAGCAGCATTGATTTTTGGCCAAAATGCATATTATGATATTGATTTGTATAATTCCGGTATGGAATTTTTTGAAAAAGGCCAGTATAATGAGGCCATTGCGCTATTCAATAAATCAATTCAAATAAACTCTGGAAATACGATTTACTTTTACCGACGGGGAAATGCTTATTATAATATGGGCCAATTCGAGCTCGCCATAAAAGATTTCAAACACTGCTTTGATGCCCTTCCGGACGAAGCTGAATATCCTTTTTTGATGGGAATGTGTTATGAAAAATTAAATAATTTGGAATTGGCTCTTTCCAACTATAATAAGGCTGTTGAAATATATTCCGATGATGTTAAGTTTTACAGAGCCCGGGCGGGACTTTATAATAAGTTGCAGAATTATCCGAAGGTTATTGAGAACTATGATTCGGCTATTAAGTTGGAACCGGAGAATGGTGCTTCGTATTTTTACAGGGGAGCCGCTAAATATAAGATGAACGACAAAGAAAATGCCTGTGTCGACTGGAATATTGCCCTTCAGAAATCATATTCCAAAGCGGCAGAATATATTGATAAAGTTTGTAAGAAACCATAA
- a CDS encoding VOC family protein — MKRVIGIGGIFFKCKDPEKLKEWYKIHLGFNMESFGTMFEWPQDKGGYTLWSPFPADTNYFEPSGKDFMINFRVENIESLVEDLKKEEVTVLDSIQSYEYGKFVHILDPEGNKIELWEP, encoded by the coding sequence ATGAAACGAGTGATTGGAATTGGCGGCATTTTCTTTAAATGCAAAGATCCTGAAAAACTTAAAGAATGGTATAAAATCCATCTTGGTTTCAATATGGAATCGTTCGGGACCATGTTTGAATGGCCACAGGATAAAGGCGGGTATACTCTCTGGAGTCCGTTCCCTGCCGATACCAATTACTTTGAGCCATCGGGGAAGGACTTTATGATCAATTTCAGGGTCGAAAACATAGAATCTCTCGTCGAAGATCTAAAAAAGGAAGAGGTGACTGTCCTCGACTCCATTCAATCCTACGAATACGGGAAGTTCGTTCACATCCTTGATCCGGAAGGAAATAAGATTGAACTGTGGGAACCGTAA
- a CDS encoding phospholipase D-like domain-containing protein, with translation MTTRFITNEKLYKLVIEPVQEASSFVWIGTADIKDLHVHFKGSVKSFLHVLDHLLKRKVAIRLLHAKEPGPAFRKSFDVFPRLWDNMERQLCPRVHFKQIIIDGRFAYCGSANLTGAGLGMKGSGTRNFESGFVTTDPDFVEAIMNQFDAVWMGKFCKTCKRRSFCGDPIA, from the coding sequence ATGACAACGCGCTTTATTACAAATGAAAAGCTTTACAAGCTGGTTATTGAACCGGTGCAGGAGGCGTCGTCATTTGTGTGGATCGGGACGGCAGATATCAAAGATCTTCATGTGCATTTCAAAGGATCGGTAAAGTCGTTTCTTCACGTGCTTGACCATCTTCTCAAAAGGAAAGTAGCCATCCGGTTATTGCATGCCAAAGAGCCGGGGCCGGCTTTCAGGAAAAGTTTTGACGTGTTCCCCAGGCTCTGGGACAACATGGAAAGGCAGTTATGTCCCCGGGTTCATTTCAAACAGATTATTATTGACGGCAGATTTGCATATTGCGGTTCTGCAAATCTTACTGGTGCAGGATTGGGAATGAAGGGTTCCGGAACACGGAATTTCGAATCGGGATTTGTAACTACCGATCCGGATTTTGTGGAGGCCATCATGAACCAGTTTGATGCCGTATGGATGGGTAAGTTCTGCAAAACCTGCAAGCGGAGGAGCTTTTGCGGGGATCCGATCGCCTGA
- a CDS encoding glycoside hydrolase family 5 protein: MKPLFTFLFAISLFFTAITSNAAAPKGSPVAMNGKLSVSGVQLVNEKGSPVMLRGASFGWHNLWPRFYNEKAVAWLADDWKCNVVRASMGVAIEDNYLENPEFALQCMNNVIKGAIKKGVYVLIDFHSHKIHTEEAVKFFQQMAHQYGEYPNIIYEIWNEPDYYTWKEVKEYSEKVIDAIRTIDKDNIILVGSPHWDQDIHEVAADPITGRTNLMYTMHFYAGTHKQWLRDRTDDAMKKGIPIFVSECAGMEASGDGPIDEKEWKAYIDWMESRKISWVAWSVSDKNESCSMLIPRASAEGKWTDDVIKPWGKLTRQTIREKQGN, encoded by the coding sequence ATGAAACCACTTTTTACTTTTCTTTTTGCTATATCACTTTTCTTCACTGCAATTACATCAAATGCCGCTGCTCCCAAAGGATCTCCGGTAGCTATGAATGGAAAACTTTCTGTTTCAGGCGTTCAACTCGTGAATGAAAAGGGAAGTCCGGTAATGCTCCGGGGAGCCAGTTTCGGATGGCATAACCTGTGGCCCCGGTTCTATAATGAGAAGGCTGTAGCCTGGCTGGCTGACGACTGGAAATGCAATGTGGTAAGAGCATCCATGGGTGTTGCCATTGAGGACAACTACCTCGAAAACCCTGAATTTGCCTTGCAATGCATGAACAACGTGATCAAAGGCGCTATTAAAAAAGGTGTCTATGTTCTCATCGATTTTCACAGCCATAAAATACATACCGAAGAAGCGGTGAAATTCTTCCAGCAAATGGCCCACCAATACGGCGAATACCCGAATATTATCTATGAAATATGGAATGAGCCCGATTATTATACCTGGAAAGAAGTGAAAGAATATTCGGAAAAGGTCATTGACGCCATCCGTACCATCGATAAAGACAATATCATCCTGGTAGGTTCACCGCACTGGGACCAGGATATTCATGAAGTAGCTGCTGACCCCATCACAGGCAGAACTAACCTGATGTACACCATGCACTTTTATGCCGGCACACATAAGCAATGGCTTCGCGACAGAACCGACGATGCCATGAAAAAAGGCATACCCATTTTTGTTTCGGAATGCGCAGGTATGGAAGCATCAGGCGACGGACCCATCGATGAAAAAGAATGGAAAGCCTATATCGACTGGATGGAAAGTCGCAAGATCAGCTGGGTCGCATGGTCGGTTTCCGATAAAAACGAAAGCTGCTCCATGTTGATTCCCCGTGCCTCTGCTGAGGGAAAATGGACTGACGATGTGATTAAACCGTGGGGGAAACTGACAAGACAGACAATCCGGGAAAAGCAGGGGAATTGA